In Rhodamnia argentea isolate NSW1041297 chromosome 1, ASM2092103v1, whole genome shotgun sequence, the genomic window CATCAGCCATGACTGATCACataccatttttttctttttctctgtttgcagcaaaaagaaaaagctttaCATGTTTTAGCCTCAGGCTTTTCATTGTTTACATTTCCTGAGCATAAGGTGCATTGATTTGAGCATAGTGCTGTCTTTCCTGTCCCCATTCCAACAACTAATACAATACAAGATTGGAATCAATATCTCCACCGAATCATTCGGCAGAAGCCCGGTACCTTTCGTCCCTTATTATATCCAATCGGACCCatctttactcaaaagcttaaaccaatgagttataAACAtgctatgatatattaactgctcaatagcacatcaattctccaatgtgggacttttctaacatagctcacacgtgcatcctaacaacaTCATATGTAAGCCACTCATTCAACCCAAACCTTTTAGATCAGGTCTCGTAGTTGGACCATTTGTTTCTCGTTAGACCAACCACTTCAAACAAGTCGATTTTACAAATTGAAAGTACTGTGTTAACACAGTATTCATGAATTTCGCATAAGTTGGGTTTATCGAAACTATCACCAAAGAGCTGCATGATAAATGCATATGGGAATGAAGAAAACAGCAATATAAGGTAACTTCAACCATGTGAATGCGTCTAAATGGATATTGAAATCAGGGAATACATTGCCCAGTAgatacactaaaaaaaaaaagaataccgAATAGCTTCGGAGAAACCATGCCTCCTAGCTTCCTGCTTCATGCCATTCTACCTCCCCTTTCAAGCACTCTCCAACTTCGCTACAGCTGGGAGTATTCTACATAACAAGAAAGCTTGTCAGTAAACACTGCcagctaaaaaaaatttacactgATTATCCAAAATCCACAGGTACCTCTCCTTCACATTACAAGAAAGCTTGCACGAAGAGCCCAAGTCCTACTCCACCGCTTGCCCAGTGTGGCTCCAATAACTCCCCACCGTACCTAAAACAGGCGGTTTGTCAGGAGTCCGGCCTCCTGACCGCCTCGGAGATGCAGAAGCAGAGAACTGCCTGAGGTCTTCTGCAATAGGAACTCCCTCAACTGGCTGGCCTTTGTCACTCCTGGGCGTGCTAGCTCTTTCTGATGGTGAATTTCCCACCGAGTCATTGCTACATTTGGACTTGGGCGTGGCTTCAGAATCAACCAACCAGCTCGAAAGGCTTGTATCAACTGCAATTTCTTGGCCTGCGAACCTAGAATTGTTTGAACTCGGTTTACAAAGGTGATTGGCTGGCGTGAAAGTGGGCTTTGGTCCGGTGGACAAAAGAACCTCTTGCCCCTTGTGGACATTCTCTTTGTCCTGGTTCTTTACTGGAGAATTTGCTCTTCCTGTGACGGCTTTCCGCTGAGGAAGATTTTCAATTGGGTTCAGCGCCGCATCGACGTGCTCGCTCCTAAGTCGAGCATTCTGGTTGAAAGCAGACCTGTTGAGCTCATTTCCGCATGAACTCTTCACGGGGAATGGACTGTTAACCTCCTCCTTTTCCCCAACTTCAGCGACAAAGAAATGTTTCCTAGAATCTATCGACAGAGAAAACAGAGACTCGGATGATTCTTCTTGTGCCGCAATCTCTCCACCACAAACACCAACTCCGCCATCTCCGACACCGTCCTCTTCTACATCCATTTCTTCGAGGTCGGTGCGTCCAAGCTCGTCATCATTACTTGCGCAATTCGTGTATCTATTGTTCAAAGCACAAGATGACCCATTGGATTCTATTGAAGTGGAACGACAGACTGATTCGCTTTCTCTCTCGCCCGCCTCTTTTACCTCAATCCAAACATCACCAActccaacttcttcttcttcttcttcttcaacagcAGGCAAAACCTCGTGAATCTTGACATTCAAATCAGATGCAACCTTCTTCTTGCCACGGCTGAGCTCCTCCAATTGCTTCTCATCACTTACACTGCAAAATCCAAATGACCCCAACTACTTGAAAGACTGAATTGACTTACCAAATAAAACGctaagaaaaatcccaaatgaaaTCCTAAACCGCCAAACCAAACCCGTTACCATGAATCCGTTTTGATCTCAATGAGAGCTTCAGAGTCTGCTTTCTCTGTGGATCCGGCAGGTAAAAGAGCTCTGGCCTGGCTCTGGGATGTGAAGGGACCCAAGATATCAGAGATTTATAGCGACAAGAGAAGGGTAAGTAAAGAAGACGAGAAACTTcagaagaaaatagtaaaaaaccATACTTGAGGCTTGGACGGAGAGATTTGAGCTGATTTGTGGCGTCTCTGATGCTTGGAAGCATTAAAACAACCCAAAAGGCAACCCATCATGAAGGGTCAAGTTTCAAACAGCTGATTCGCAAGCGTTCATTGACTTctgagtgagagagagtgagagagagagagagaagagagtggaAAGTTTAAAGGAGGAGAAGTAGGCGGCCCAAAAAGTGACCGTTAGAGATGGGGAAgcttaattttcatttgtttgtttattccATTTGATGTATTTTCCAGTCGTAactaatttaaataaattactgttttattgcaatttttatgTGAAGTGTCGCAAGACGTTCTAATATTTGAAATCTACTTTTTCATAATCCAACGGTTACTATAAAAGTATAAATTCTCATTCCATCTTATGGATATAAAGTTTATTCGATCTATTCTGTCCTCCCGACAAACAGAATTAAGTAAGAGCAAAACTTTGAGCACCTGCTTTTCTCTATCTTTGAATTTACTgaattccttctctttcttgtccTTTCGTGTTGGCCATGTCGTTTTGTTGTTCCTCGAGTAACCTTCTTATAGCCAACTCGATGTCGGGGTTTAGTGCcaattccctttttcttctgtCAGGTGCCTTGGGACGGTACCATTACCGTGATGGGATTCGACTAACTGTTTGGAACGTTCTTAATACAAAATTCAGATTAATTTGTGGTGATCCAGCAGCTAATTGGTCCCCCCTAATGACGATTTCAGGAGGAGGTGGAAAgaccctttttttatttggtcgaaaGACCCTTGACGAGGTGCAATTCAGCTAGCTATTACTCCCCCGAGCAACCTGATTTAGCAAATTCATACAATTTGGACGAAATGGAAATGCACTACTATTGATTCAAAGCGAACTAGTGAGTGGGAAATGTTCATCATAAGCTGCCGAATATAAATAGATCGAATATGGAGTTCAGTATTATTTTATAGATGGAGAGGATCCGGAGACCTCTAAATATTCGAAAGTAAAGAGGATAATGGAATTTAAAGGcgagaaattgaatggagatTTACTGTCAGTTCTGCAAAACCAGAACTACTCTCCATCAGTTTTCTCAGACGAGAACAAGTGGGAGTGACCAAAGAGCGCTACCAATCAAGCGAAAAACCAGATCAAAAAGAATACTCATCAATCATCATGACATGTTTATGCGTGACAATGGAAGATTTAGATACAAAGATCGTTGTTTGATGACAACTTCAATAGAAACAAGTAGTTAAAGCAATGCGGAGATCGAATTCCATCACCAGATAGGAGCCATACAACAATTAAAGAAGAACCTGCTCTTCTTTTTCGAGCAACCACTGATCTTCTACTCTTCAGGCAGACACAATTGCCCCCAGAAATCTCTCCCATAACCTGTGAGGTGAATTCCAACCAGAGGAATGATGTCAGATTTTAGACACAATGGCGTTTTGCTCTCCTTCAACAATGAGAGTTTAGCTATTGTTCTTCCATGTGTTCACCCCTATGATGCCCCACGTCCCCACTTCTGGCAGCCGCTGGTTTCTTATGCTTCCTGCTCTTAGCTTTCTTTGCTTTCATGCGACGTTTCTTCTCATTAGCATCAACCCAGGTGTAGTCTGACGGAATAAGGAATGGGTCGAAATCATCCTTGTAACGGTGACTATCACTATCACTAGATTGCCCCCCATGACTCCCTCTCATCCAAGAAATCCATGACGTGGACCCTTCAGATTCTTTCGATTTCGCATCCTGGAAATGTGCTGGGCTTGAGGGAGGGGTTGAAAATTCTTCCAGGGGCTGAAGTTCCTCGAACTTTGTAAATGTGACAAGAACTCTGATGGTGGGAACAATAGGTATAGCAATCTGCAAAGAATATACTATATCCAGTTAGGTGATCATCCTGATGAAAGAATAGAAGTGCCGACGTTGCAACCACTACATTTTCTAATTTGTTTCCAAGTAATTTTCCATGGCTAAGTTTCTAGTTGTTGTGAGCACAAGTTGCAAATCTGTTTGTcataaattcttcaatttctttgcaAGTTACTGTGTCAATAACAATAATCTCCAACAGCATTTTTTCATCTTAATCCAGCAGAAAAGGACAACCATCTAAGAAAGAGCACAACTTATAAGAAAGACATGATGTGTTTCTGAGTCCACAATCCTACAAATGCCAAACCCAGTTATGTAACAAGTAACGACAATATACATCTCTCTTGAGCTTGACCCTGATAAGTCTGGAATTCACCAATCTGAGAGCTTTCTTGACTTTCGTTCTATTAAAAAGACCATTTGAAAGCCAATTGCATATTAAACTCATGACATGCTCCAAAGCAGTTTCACCACATGACTATTATATTCCGTGTGCCTCAGCCTCATGCACATGCATGTATTGTCCATCATACATGTACACTAGCAGATAAAGATTTATTTCCATCTAACCAAATTAGAGATTTAAGATTGCAACATGGCAAACCATGAGTTTGGTGTAACAGAAACGCAGAAAAACATCACAAACTACTCCAACCCAAGTCATGATAGATCTGCATAACCAGCCCAACCAAAAGGCTGAAAAGCCACTACAACAACAGAATCAGAACCAACAGATGAAGAAAACTTACCTTGACAGGAAATGTGCCAGATGGAAGTTTTGTAGTCAGTAGCTCCCTGAGTCTCCTAATAGCCTTAACTTTGTTGGCCAAGATGTCAAGCAAAGGTAAGAGCTCATCCGTTTTCAGAGGGAAGTCTGGTGTCAACCAAAGAACAGGTCTCAGACCCTTTTTATACTCACTTTCATGCTTAGATTCACCGttggccactttcttcttctttttcttggaaattttcTCCTTCCCCTTCTTAGAATCTGCCAAGTCGTCCTTTGCAAGCTCAGAGGATGCTTTTTGATGATCCATTGACTTCTGATTGCTACCTTCTGGAGCCAACTTCGAGAACTTCCTTAGTATTTTTGTATCATCAGGATCATCAGTTCCACTCTTTGCCCCCTTCCTCCAACCAAACCAGCTCTTCTTCTCCTTAAGGACACCATTGGATTCACAATTTTCATGAGCACCGGCTGAACCATTTTCATGACAGTCATCCATCGCATTCTCGTCATCCTCAAGACCATCTGCATTTCCCGTACGGAGCGCAGATTCTAGCTGAGCCCTCTCCTCGGCGGTCAAGACATCATCATAATCATCATTTTCACCACTATTAACCATCCTTTCTTCATCCTCCACAGCAAAAAGCTCCTCATCTGTCATAGCACCAGGAACCCTCCTCGACTTCACACTGACCATCACATGGAGCATATCATAGACTTTGGCTTTCCAATTGCCAACCATCTCAGTCCTTTCTTGCCGCCTCCAATTTAAATGTGAGACAAGCTCTGCCTGAGTAACATCAATGCCTGGCCTATACATATTCGTTTGAGACATTAAGGCTACCTCGTGTGCAACTTCTGCTTCAGTTGGTTGGGCACCAGCTCCTTCCAAAGCATTTGTGATTTCTTTCTCCTTGTGTGCAAGAACAATCAAAGACCCCCGTGCCAAAGATGTATTACCGTCCTCAGAAGAATA contains:
- the LOC115726012 gene encoding uncharacterized protein LOC115726012, which translates into the protein MMGCLLGCFNASKHQRRHKSAQISPSKPQSQARALLPAGSTEKADSEALIEIKTDSCVSDEKQLEELSRGKKKVASDLNVKIHEVLPAVEEEEEEEVGVGDVWIEVKEAGERESESVCRSTSIESNGSSCALNNRYTNCASNDDELGRTDLEEMDVEEDGVGDGGVGVCGGEIAAQEESSESLFSLSIDSRKHFFVAEVGEKEEVNSPFPVKSSCGNELNRSAFNQNARLRSEHVDAALNPIENLPQRKAVTGRANSPVKNQDKENVHKGQEVLLSTGPKPTFTPANHLCKPSSNNSRFAGQEIAVDTSLSSWLVDSEATPKSKCSNDSVGNSPSERASTPRSDKGQPVEGVPIAEDLRQFSASASPRRSGGRTPDKPPVLGTVGSYWSHTGQAVE
- the LOC115725987 gene encoding ankyrin repeat domain-containing protein 13C-like translates to MEDYSKYAHSPAHLAVLRRDHTSLRRIISSLPRLAKAGEVNTEAESIEAEQRADAVSAVIDQRNVPGRETPLHLAVRIRDPISAEILMAAGADWSLQNENGWSALQEAVCTREESIAMIIARHYQPLAWAKWCRRLPRIVASAARIRDFYMEITFHFESSVIPFIGRIAPSDTYRIWKRGSNLRADMTLAGFDGFRIQRSDQTFLFLGDGYSSEDGNTSLARGSLIVLAHKEKEITNALEGAGAQPTEAEVAHEVALMSQTNMYRPGIDVTQAELVSHLNWRRQERTEMVGNWKAKVYDMLHVMVSVKSRRVPGAMTDEELFAVEDEERMVNSGENDDYDDVLTAEERAQLESALRTGNADGLEDDENAMDDCHENGSAGAHENCESNGVLKEKKSWFGWRKGAKSGTDDPDDTKILRKFSKLAPEGSNQKSMDHQKASSELAKDDLADSKKGKEKISKKKKKKVANGESKHESEYKKGLRPVLWLTPDFPLKTDELLPLLDILANKVKAIRRLRELLTTKLPSGTFPVKIAIPIVPTIRVLVTFTKFEELQPLEEFSTPPSSPAHFQDAKSKESEGSTSWISWMRGSHGGQSSDSDSHRYKDDFDPFLIPSDYTWVDANEKKRRMKAKKAKSRKHKKPAAARSGDVGHHRGEHMEEQ